Proteins encoded within one genomic window of Deltaproteobacteria bacterium:
- a CDS encoding peroxiredoxin, translating to MAEAKDQCVEPARGPILPEAEASVPTQIQKEGPKMIAQVGKPAPDFEASAFVGGGFKNIKLSDYKGKWVVLCFYPGDFTFVUPTELTAVAVKYEELKSLDVQVLAMSVDSRFTHKIWQEEELSKMVPGGVPYPMLSDVGGRIGRVYGVYDEDAGVDIRGRFLIDPDGVIQAMEVLTPPVGRNVAELIRQVNAFQHVRATGEATPSGWQPGKVTLKPGPDLAGKVWKIWKPEMAF from the coding sequence ATGGCTGAAGCAAAAGATCAATGTGTGGAACCGGCACGAGGACCAATCTTGCCGGAAGCTGAGGCATCTGTACCAACACAAATTCAAAAGGAGGGACCTAAGATGATCGCTCAAGTTGGCAAACCAGCTCCAGATTTTGAAGCGAGCGCCTTTGTAGGTGGTGGCTTTAAGAACATCAAGCTATCAGACTATAAAGGCAAATGGGTGGTTCTGTGCTTCTACCCTGGTGATTTTACCTTTGTTTGACCCACCGAGCTGACGGCAGTTGCCGTCAAATACGAGGAACTCAAGTCGCTGGATGTGCAGGTTTTAGCGATGAGCGTTGATAGCCGTTTCACCCATAAGATATGGCAGGAGGAAGAGCTATCCAAGATGGTGCCTGGTGGTGTGCCCTATCCGATGCTTTCAGATGTCGGCGGGCGCATCGGCAGGGTTTACGGGGTCTATGACGAAGATGCAGGCGTTGATATCCGGGGTCGCTTTCTGATCGACCCTGATGGTGTGATTCAGGCGATGGAGGTTTTGACTCCTCCTGTCGGTCGCAATGTGGCGGAGCTGATCCGGCAGGTAAACGCGTTCCAACATGTCCGTGCAACAGGCGAGGCCACTCCTTCTGGCTGGCAGCCAGGCAAGGTAACTTTAAAGCCCGGTCCCGACCTCGCAGGCA
- a CDS encoding rubrerythrin family protein — MKDLKGTRTEKNLLTAFAGESQARNRYTYFASQARKEGFEQIAAIFAETADNEKEHAERLFKFLGGGEVEIAASFPAGVIGSTEENLRAAAAGENYEWTQMYPSFAQVAEEEGFAEIAEVFKAIAVAERQHERRYLGLLRNVQEGKVFRKDNVVKWRCRNCGYIHEGKEAPDRCPACDHPQAYFELLAENW, encoded by the coding sequence ATGAAGGATCTAAAAGGGACAAGGACGGAGAAAAATCTTCTTACGGCCTTTGCCGGGGAATCCCAGGCACGCAACCGCTATACCTACTTCGCCTCCCAGGCGAGAAAGGAAGGTTTTGAACAGATCGCCGCAATTTTTGCCGAGACCGCCGACAACGAGAAGGAGCACGCCGAAAGGCTCTTCAAGTTTCTCGGAGGGGGGGAGGTGGAGATTGCGGCTTCCTTCCCCGCCGGGGTGATCGGTTCTACTGAGGAAAACTTGAGGGCGGCCGCTGCGGGAGAGAATTATGAGTGGACCCAGATGTACCCTTCTTTTGCACAGGTGGCTGAGGAGGAAGGATTTGCCGAGATCGCCGAGGTCTTCAAGGCCATAGCCGTCGCAGAAAGGCAGCACGAACGCCGCTATCTGGGCCTTTTGCGGAACGTCCAGGAGGGAAAGGTCTTCCGCAAAGATAATGTGGTGAAGTGGCGATGTCGCAACTGTGGCTACATCCACGAGGGGAAGGAGGCCCCGGACAGGTGCCCTGCTTGCGATCATCCACAGGCCTACTTCGAACTACTGGCGGAAAATTGGTAG